The Cyclobacteriaceae bacterium genome includes a region encoding these proteins:
- a CDS encoding TonB-dependent receptor, producing the protein MRFKYFFSTRFPLVIFFIILSQNINAQNGQSQIPLKEALEVVEKKEGVKFFYRNDWIKSITVNQPSSLSLQDFLAFTLKDKGIGNMLFYDGKYIVLFRGNPPVSSLEPRKANETDKVVVEEKSNNKNDIYTLSGVIKDAITDEPIIGATVFAVEQEKGTVTNHEGNFSLKLPSGTHRVRVTAVSKLPTAQVINLSEDQRMDIEMFEQTTQLDDIVILSQGTDRNISSTEMGLMKIDVKTMKTMPQFMGEVDVIRSILMLPGVSTVGEGASGFNVRGGNVDQNLILLDETPLYNSSHLFGFFSTFNPDFVKDVTLLKGGMPSSYGGRISSVLDVKMKDGNSNKFSGTGGLGIITSRLLLEGPIGKKTTFVVGGRYAYPNWIIRQVPDLNVQRSSSNFYDLNLRIRHQINDKNNIYFSGYRSSDQFKFAADTTYGWSTTNFSLKWNTVISNNLFANITGIYSKYENQITGSKATKEFKADFGIDTRGGKIDFTYVPGGGKHRIDFGTSMTYYTFNQGKLVPANNSSINPISIQDEHSIEGGYYISDEFKLSESFSVHGGVRYSTYSVRGAKDVNVYAEGVPKSTNTVVDVLHFTDGQEIKNYSGWEPRLSMKMSLNPQSSIKVSYNRNYQYLQLISNTTAVSPLDLWKSSNYYVKPQIGNQVAIGYFKNFKQNRWEASIEGYYKQVENLVEYKDGANLFMNPNLEAELLNAKGEAYGVELFIKKKEGKLTGWLAYTYARTFRTVSGNSPEETLNQGKQYPSNFDKPHDVSIVANYAFTRRLSLSANFTYSTGRPITYPQSVYLIDGYAVSQFTERNQARIPDYHRLDLSFTIEESLKRTKKWKGSWTFSIYNVYGRANPYSVFFKPQFNGFQTQSYQLAVIGTVFPSITYNFKF; encoded by the coding sequence ATGAGATTTAAGTATTTTTTCAGTACACGATTTCCTTTGGTAATTTTTTTTATAATTCTTTCACAGAATATCAACGCTCAAAATGGGCAAAGTCAAATTCCTTTAAAAGAAGCTCTTGAAGTAGTAGAGAAAAAAGAAGGAGTAAAGTTTTTCTATAGAAATGACTGGATCAAGAGTATTACGGTAAACCAACCTTCATCACTTAGTCTTCAGGATTTCCTGGCATTTACTCTTAAAGATAAAGGTATTGGCAACATGCTGTTTTATGATGGCAAATACATCGTTCTTTTCAGAGGTAACCCTCCAGTATCTTCTTTGGAACCAAGAAAAGCAAATGAAACTGACAAGGTTGTTGTTGAGGAAAAATCAAACAACAAAAATGATATTTATACACTAAGTGGTGTCATTAAAGATGCTATTACAGATGAACCTATCATAGGGGCAACGGTTTTTGCTGTTGAGCAGGAAAAAGGAACCGTAACGAACCACGAAGGTAATTTTTCTCTTAAGCTTCCCTCCGGAACACACCGGGTTCGGGTTACAGCAGTTAGTAAGTTACCTACTGCGCAGGTGATTAATTTGAGTGAAGATCAGCGAATGGACATTGAAATGTTCGAGCAGACGACTCAATTAGATGATATTGTTATTCTTTCTCAGGGAACTGACAGGAATATTTCGTCCACAGAAATGGGACTAATGAAAATTGATGTTAAAACTATGAAGACAATGCCCCAATTCATGGGTGAGGTGGATGTGATTCGAAGTATCCTAATGCTTCCAGGAGTTAGTACAGTGGGAGAAGGAGCCAGTGGCTTCAATGTAAGAGGAGGAAACGTTGATCAGAACCTTATATTACTTGATGAAACTCCATTATATAATTCATCACACTTATTTGGATTCTTTTCAACCTTCAATCCTGATTTCGTAAAAGACGTTACACTCTTGAAAGGTGGAATGCCCTCAAGCTATGGAGGAAGAATTTCTTCCGTACTGGATGTAAAAATGAAAGATGGTAATTCAAATAAGTTCTCGGGAACGGGGGGTCTTGGAATTATCACGAGCCGTCTTCTTTTGGAGGGACCGATTGGAAAGAAAACTACATTTGTGGTTGGAGGAAGATATGCGTATCCGAACTGGATCATCAGGCAAGTCCCTGATTTAAATGTACAACGTAGCTCCAGTAATTTTTATGATTTGAATTTGCGAATACGTCATCAGATCAATGACAAGAATAACATCTATTTCTCGGGATATAGAAGCAGCGATCAATTTAAATTTGCTGCAGATACAACATACGGATGGAGTACAACGAATTTTTCTCTTAAGTGGAATACTGTAATTAGTAATAATTTGTTTGCCAACATTACCGGGATTTACTCCAAGTATGAAAACCAGATTACTGGTAGTAAAGCGACGAAAGAATTCAAAGCTGACTTTGGTATTGATACAAGAGGTGGAAAAATTGATTTTACCTACGTTCCTGGTGGAGGCAAGCATCGTATTGATTTCGGAACCAGCATGACCTATTACACTTTTAATCAAGGTAAGTTGGTGCCGGCCAACAATTCATCCATTAATCCCATTTCCATCCAGGATGAGCACTCGATTGAGGGTGGATACTATATCAGTGATGAATTTAAATTAAGCGAATCGTTTTCTGTACATGGTGGTGTTAGATATTCTACATATTCAGTAAGAGGAGCCAAGGATGTGAATGTCTATGCAGAAGGTGTTCCTAAGAGCACGAACACTGTGGTGGATGTACTTCACTTTACTGATGGTCAGGAAATAAAAAACTATTCAGGATGGGAGCCAAGGCTTTCAATGAAAATGTCGCTGAATCCACAAAGTTCCATCAAGGTTAGCTATAACCGGAATTATCAATATTTGCAATTGATCTCAAACACAACAGCGGTAAGCCCTCTTGATTTATGGAAAAGCAGTAATTATTATGTAAAGCCCCAGATTGGGAATCAGGTTGCAATCGGATATTTCAAGAATTTTAAACAGAACCGATGGGAAGCTTCTATTGAAGGATATTATAAGCAAGTTGAGAATCTTGTTGAATATAAGGATGGTGCTAACCTTTTCATGAATCCAAATCTTGAAGCTGAGCTGTTAAATGCCAAAGGAGAGGCGTATGGGGTTGAACTATTCATAAAGAAAAAGGAAGGAAAATTAACGGGCTGGTTGGCATACACGTATGCAAGAACATTTAGAACTGTCTCAGGAAATTCTCCTGAGGAAACTCTAAATCAAGGCAAGCAGTATCCTTCGAATTTTGATAAGCCACACGATGTTTCGATCGTTGCAAATTATGCTTTCACGAGAAGGTTGAGTTTATCGGCAAATTTCACCTACAGTACTGGTAGGCCAATCACCTATCCACAATCTGTTTATTTGATTGATGGATATGCAGTGTCTCAATTTACTGAACGTAATCAGGCTAGAATTCCAGATTATCATAGACTGGATTTATCTTTTACGATTGAGGAAAGCTTAAAGCGAACCAAAAAATGGAAGGGGAGTTGGACGTTTTCAATCTACAATGTTTACGGAAGAGCAAACCCTTATTCTGTATTTTTCAAACCACAGTTTAACGGATTCCAGACACAGTCTTATCAGTTAGCGGTAATTGGAACAGTATTCCCATCGATTACTTATAACTTTAAATTTTAG
- a CDS encoding DUF4249 domain-containing protein, with amino-acid sequence MRRFLFLVLIGAASCIEPINLKDAGAGGALVVDGWVTDQPGPYIIKLSRTIPYNNSAPVKVYSVPERGASVTIEDDLGNISLLTETTEAGSYATSGLTGVVGRSYQLKFQTSTGKKYASTIEKMPANPGLSAIKAEFQVSETIFINANGSSRIQKKEDFGIYVIVNDPAASENFYRWKANGVYEFFSVTDFADRKQCWAPTLTRLESQLQIASDTYFDGKEYKQFIGIFPYDRPTYYLLTVRQQSLTATAHSFLKRINIQQTSTGTLFDPPATPISGNIKNLDGSETVLGFFSACSEVQSTLLVNRFVESGRVNPSRYTAPKNGDCRLHEVLATNIKWPGFP; translated from the coding sequence ATGAGGAGATTTTTATTTTTAGTACTGATAGGGGCGGCAAGCTGTATCGAGCCTATTAATTTGAAAGATGCTGGAGCAGGTGGTGCTTTGGTAGTAGATGGCTGGGTAACGGATCAACCTGGCCCATACATTATTAAGCTTAGCAGAACAATTCCTTACAATAATAGCGCTCCGGTAAAAGTTTATTCTGTTCCGGAAAGAGGCGCAAGTGTCACCATTGAAGATGATCTGGGGAATATTTCGCTTCTTACAGAGACAACAGAAGCAGGATCTTATGCTACTAGTGGACTAACAGGCGTCGTTGGAAGATCCTATCAACTTAAGTTTCAAACATCGACCGGAAAGAAGTACGCCTCAACAATTGAGAAGATGCCTGCCAATCCAGGCCTTTCAGCAATCAAAGCTGAGTTTCAGGTGAGTGAAACCATTTTCATTAATGCAAATGGGAGTTCAAGAATTCAGAAGAAAGAAGATTTTGGCATTTATGTAATTGTGAATGATCCAGCCGCGTCAGAGAATTTCTACCGCTGGAAAGCCAATGGCGTTTATGAGTTTTTTAGCGTGACTGACTTTGCTGATAGAAAGCAATGCTGGGCTCCAACACTAACAAGACTGGAATCACAACTTCAGATTGCCAGTGATACGTATTTTGATGGAAAAGAATACAAACAGTTTATTGGTATCTTTCCCTATGACAGACCTACGTATTATTTACTAACCGTTCGCCAGCAATCTTTAACTGCAACCGCACATTCATTTTTAAAGAGAATAAATATTCAGCAAACGAGTACAGGTACTCTTTTTGATCCACCTGCAACTCCGATTTCAGGTAACATAAAAAATCTAGACGGTTCAGAAACAGTATTAGGTTTTTTTAGTGCATGCTCTGAAGTTCAGAGTACTTTACTGGTAAATAGGTTTGTGGAGTCAGGAAGAGTTAATCCTTCACGCTACACAGCTCCCAAAAATGGAGACTGCAGGCTTCATGAAGTACTTGCAACCAACATTAAGTGGCCGGGATTTCCTTAG
- a CDS encoding DUF4249 domain-containing protein codes for MRKVLNLLFIFSLVGCIDTINIKTSSEKGSVLIDGWITDEAGPYTVKVAKSIPFDNSQPLKVYTIPISQARVIILDSLGETQQLTETVPGTYVTSTLLGKLGHSYRVTVETSDGKKYKSEFEKIVPVPAIQKIESQFLIVESLFINTNGSSRLKKLESFAISVITTDPADEQNFYRWQVDGIFEFFSSYTDPREPDPIPPRNQCWAPKFRIEPQIRIGSDEYLDGQNFKTLLANVIYDRPTKFLVKVRQQSLTKKGHFFLSSISKQQTTTGTLFDPPPSSIKGNLINENDPIENVIGYFGASSVSRSQLLIERFKDASFIAPSQNIPIKSGDCRFLEPGATNFKPDGF; via the coding sequence ATGAGAAAAGTTCTGAATCTTCTTTTCATTTTTTCACTAGTAGGCTGCATTGATACAATTAATATCAAAACAAGCAGTGAAAAAGGATCCGTCTTAATCGACGGTTGGATTACTGATGAAGCTGGCCCCTATACTGTTAAAGTTGCAAAAAGCATCCCTTTTGACAATAGTCAACCTCTCAAAGTTTACACTATTCCAATATCCCAGGCCCGTGTAATAATCCTTGATAGCTTAGGTGAAACTCAGCAGTTGACTGAAACGGTTCCTGGAACTTACGTGACTTCCACTCTATTGGGAAAACTGGGGCACAGTTATCGGGTAACAGTGGAAACTTCTGATGGAAAGAAGTACAAATCTGAATTTGAAAAGATAGTTCCTGTTCCCGCTATTCAAAAAATTGAATCCCAATTCTTAATTGTTGAAAGCCTGTTTATCAACACGAATGGTAGCTCAAGATTAAAGAAACTTGAATCTTTTGCTATTTCAGTGATTACTACCGATCCTGCTGACGAACAAAACTTTTATCGCTGGCAGGTGGACGGAATTTTTGAGTTTTTCAGTAGTTATACTGATCCAAGAGAACCAGATCCTATCCCACCCAGAAATCAGTGCTGGGCGCCCAAATTTAGAATTGAACCTCAGATAAGAATTGGTAGCGATGAATATCTTGATGGTCAAAATTTTAAAACTCTTTTGGCGAATGTAATTTATGACCGTCCGACAAAATTTTTAGTGAAAGTCAGGCAGCAGTCTCTTACAAAAAAGGGACACTTTTTTTTGAGTAGCATTAGCAAGCAACAGACCACTACGGGAACTCTTTTTGATCCCCCTCCTTCCTCAATCAAAGGTAATCTGATCAATGAAAATGATCCCATTGAAAATGTTATTGGGTACTTTGGAGCATCGTCTGTTTCCAGATCGCAATTGCTGATCGAAAGGTTCAAGGATGCGAGTTTTATTGCGCCCTCCCAAAACATTCCTATTAAATCCGGGGATTGTAGATTTCTGGAACCAGGCGCTACCAACTTTAAGCCAGATGGGTTTTAA
- a CDS encoding acetyl-CoA carboxylase carboxyltransferase subunit beta — protein MPWFKRTDKGILTPTEAKREVPDGLWFKSPNGKIVHTRELKNNAYVVPEEEYHVKIGSREYFEILFDNNEFTELDENMESGDPLKFTDTKPYPKRIKESQAKTDLKDAVRTAYGKMTGMEITVACMDFIFIGGSMGSVVGEKIARAMDHSLQNKIPFLMISRSGGARMMEAGLSLMQMAKTSAKIALLDEAKIPYISLLTDPTTGGVTASYAMLGDFNIAEPGSLIGFAGPRVIRETIGKDLPEGFQSAEFVLEHGFLDFIVDRRNLKSRLTTLLNMIKP, from the coding sequence ATGCCTTGGTTTAAACGTACTGATAAAGGAATTCTGACTCCTACCGAAGCGAAACGGGAAGTGCCCGATGGCTTATGGTTTAAATCACCAAACGGAAAAATCGTTCACACTCGTGAATTGAAGAACAATGCTTACGTGGTACCTGAAGAAGAGTATCATGTGAAGATCGGATCAAGAGAGTATTTTGAGATCCTGTTCGATAACAACGAGTTTACGGAACTTGATGAAAACATGGAGTCAGGTGATCCGCTGAAATTTACTGACACCAAACCTTATCCAAAACGGATTAAGGAATCACAAGCCAAAACAGATTTGAAAGATGCCGTCCGCACTGCTTATGGCAAGATGACTGGAATGGAAATCACTGTGGCATGTATGGACTTTATCTTCATTGGAGGATCAATGGGTTCAGTAGTAGGTGAAAAAATTGCCAGAGCTATGGACCATAGCTTACAAAACAAAATTCCGTTTCTGATGATCTCCCGTTCTGGTGGAGCCAGAATGATGGAAGCAGGGTTGTCATTAATGCAAATGGCGAAGACTTCTGCAAAGATTGCACTCCTCGATGAAGCTAAAATTCCTTACATATCACTTTTGACTGATCCTACTACAGGCGGTGTCACTGCATCATATGCAATGCTTGGAGATTTTAATATCGCGGAACCAGGTTCTTTGATTGGATTTGCCGGACCACGAGTAATTAGAGAAACGATTGGAAAGGATTTGCCAGAAGGGTTTCAGAGCGCTGAGTTTGTTCTGGAGCATGGATTTCTTGACTTTATCGTTGACAGGAGAAATCTTAAAAGTCGCTTGACAACATTACTGAATATGATAAAACCATAA
- a CDS encoding class I fructose-bisphosphate aldolase: MAKSNIAELLGKDADYLLSYKSKTVSKDQIHLPSPEFVNDIFGPSNRSTQVLRSLGSLFGTGRLANTGFLSILPIDQGIEHSAGASFAKNPIYFDPENIVKLAIEGGCNAVATTFGALAFTSRKYAHKIPFIVKINHNELLTYPNKADQIMFGSVRDAWNLGAAAVGATIYFGSDNSTRQIVEVAKAFEEAHQLGMSTILWCYTRNNAFKKDGVDYHTSADLTGQANHLGVTIQADIIKQKLATNNGGFKALNTGGSSYGKLDERIYSELTTDHPIDLCRYQVLNCYMGRAGLINSGGESKGASDMVDAVTTAVINKRAGGMGLISGRKAFQRPMKEGVEILNAIQDVYLDKSIDIA; this comes from the coding sequence ATGGCAAAAAGTAACATTGCAGAACTCCTTGGTAAGGACGCAGATTATCTCCTTAGTTATAAAAGTAAAACGGTATCGAAGGATCAGATACACCTTCCCAGCCCGGAGTTTGTAAACGATATTTTCGGACCTTCCAATCGCTCTACTCAGGTATTACGCAGCCTTGGCTCTTTGTTTGGAACAGGCCGCCTGGCGAATACCGGATTCCTTTCAATTCTTCCAATCGATCAGGGCATTGAACACAGTGCAGGAGCATCTTTTGCCAAGAACCCGATTTACTTTGATCCTGAAAATATTGTGAAGCTTGCTATCGAAGGTGGTTGCAATGCTGTGGCAACAACATTCGGAGCGCTGGCTTTCACTTCAAGAAAATATGCTCACAAGATCCCTTTTATCGTCAAGATCAATCACAACGAACTATTAACATACCCAAATAAAGCTGACCAGATCATGTTTGGATCTGTGCGAGACGCCTGGAATCTTGGCGCCGCAGCCGTTGGAGCAACTATTTATTTTGGCTCAGACAATTCAACTCGTCAGATTGTAGAGGTTGCAAAAGCATTCGAAGAAGCTCATCAACTTGGTATGTCCACCATTCTTTGGTGTTATACACGTAATAATGCTTTCAAGAAAGATGGCGTTGATTATCATACTTCTGCCGACTTAACTGGTCAGGCAAATCATCTTGGTGTAACTATCCAGGCTGACATTATCAAACAAAAACTTGCTACCAACAATGGAGGCTTTAAGGCCTTGAATACAGGAGGCAGCAGTTATGGAAAACTAGATGAGCGTATTTATAGTGAACTGACAACTGATCATCCTATTGACTTATGTCGTTACCAGGTGCTTAATTGCTATATGGGACGCGCTGGATTGATCAACTCCGGTGGAGAATCAAAAGGTGCCAGTGATATGGTAGATGCAGTTACGACTGCCGTTATCAATAAACGTGCTGGTGGTATGGGATTAATTTCCGGCCGCAAGGCTTTTCAACGCCCGATGAAAGAAGGTGTTGAAATTTTAAATGCAATTCAGGATGTATACCTGGACAAATCGATAGACATAGCTTAA